Below is a window of Halanaerobiales bacterium DNA.
CAATTTTTCTTACAATACCTGTTGCTTTCATAATCTTTACCTCCTTTTTCTTAATTATAACAATAAATGGATTCCTTGTCAATAAATATTGTTGTAATTTGACAATTTTTATTATTATTTCATTTATTTTAATAATTTATTTATAATTAAACACACTTAAAGGCGGCTATAACAGCCGCCTAAATTTATAAGTTACTAATTTCTATTTATTTTTATACATTATTAGAGAATTTTTTTATATTATTTAATGTGAGCTTTACCACGATAAACTAAACCTCTAACACCATCAACTGTTACAATTTCTCCTTCATTTAATAATTCAAAAATATCTCCTGCATTTACTACTACAGGCATCCCTAAATTCAAACCTACTATTGCAGGATGAGAAGTAAGTCCTCCTTCAGAAGTAATAACTGCATTTGCTTTTTTCATAGCTGGAATGAAGTTTTTATCAGTCATTGTAGTAACTAAAATATCTCCTTCTTTTACTTTTTCATTAGCTTCATCTGCAGTTTTGGCTATCTTAACCTTACCTGTTACAGTTGTTTTGCCAACTCCCTGACCTTCAATAACAGGTTTACCTACAACATCTACTTTTATTAAATTAGTTGTACCTGGAATTCCAACTGGAGCTCCAGCAGTTATAGTAACTAAATCTCCATTTTTTACTAACTCATGATCTAAAGCTTTAGATACAGCATTATCAATCATATCATCAGTATTATTACTCTGTGGTACAAGTAAAGGATATACTCCCCAACTTAAAGTTAAGAAATGTTGAACTCTTTCATCAGGAGTAACTGCTACTATACGATTCATAGGTCTATATTTTGACACCATTCTAGCTGTTAGCCCTGAACCAGTTGCAGTTATTATAGCTTCAGCTCCTAAATCTTCTGAAGCTTCACAGGAAGCAAGACTTATTGCTCCTGTTACTGTATCAGGTTTTTGTTCTGGTGAATTAGAATTGTGTATTGATTCTAAGGACAATTCAGCCTGTTCTGCAATTTTAGCCATCATCTGCACTGACTCAACTGGATATTCTCCTGCAGCTGTTTCCCCAGAAAGCATTGTAGCATCTGTTCCATCAAAAATTGCATTAGCAACATCAGAAGCCTCAGCTCTTGTTGGTCTTGGATTTCTTATCATAGAATCCAGCATTTGGGTAGCAGTAATAACTGGTTTGGCATTTTCATTACATTTTTTGATTAAATTTTTCTGAATAACAGGGATTTTTTCAGCTGCTATTTCAACACCTAAATCTCCTCTAGCAACCATTAATCCATCAGATACCTCTATAATTTCATCTATATTGTCAACTGCTTCTTGATTTTCAATTTTAGGTATAATTTTTACATCTTCTGCATTTTCTTCCTCAAGCAATTTTCTGATTTCAATTACATCTGAAGCTTTTCTAGTAAAAGAAGCTGCTATAAAATGAATATCCTGTTTTAGACCAAATTTAATATCCGAAATATCTTTTTCAGTTAAAGGAGGTAATTGAACTTTTACTCCTGGTAAATTTACACCTTTCCTTGAACCAAGTTCTCCACCATTTTGAATCTTACATTTTATTTCACTACCTTTAATTTCTTCAACAATTAATTCAATAAGGCCATCATCAATTAAAATTTGTGATCCTTCTTCTAAATCAGAAGGAAGATTTTTATACTGAACAGAAAATCTATCTGCATCACCTTTTATTTCTTCAGTTGTGATTATGGTTTCTTCTCCCTTTTCTAATTGAACTTTTCCTTCTTTTAAATCTCCTGTTCGAACTTCTGGACCTTTAGTATCAAGCATTAAACCTATTGGTTTATTAATTTCTTTTGAAATTTTTTTAACCATATCAATTCTTTTCTTTTGTTCTTCATGATTTCCATGGGAAAAATTAAATCTTGCTACATCAAGTCCAGAATCAATAACCTCTCGTAAAATTTCTTCATCATCAGTAGCTGGACCTAAAGTACAAACAATTTTGGTCTTTCTCATCTAATCGCCTCCTCAGATTTTTATAAAGAAAGTATATGGGCCAATTCAAAGATATCTTGATCAATAGTTTTTTCTTTAGATAAAGCCTCTTCTAAACCACAGGTATCTATACTATTATTTATAAAACTAACCATTTTACTTGATTCACCATTTTTAAGCAATTTAACAGATTCTGCTCCCATTTGACTGGCGACAATTCTATCCATGGCAGTAGGGCTACCACCACGCTGTAAATGACCTAAAATAATTACTCTTGTCTCAAGACCAGTCTTTTCTTTTATTTTTTCTCCAATATAAAAAGCTTTACTTTCATTAATATCTCTATTAGTTTTAAAATCTTCTCCAATTCCTTCAGCAACTAAAATAATACTATGCAATTTACCACGATCATAACCATGCTGAATTTTATTACAAACATCATCAATAGTAAAATCAATTTCTGGAATTAAAATAGATTCAGCTCCACCAGCAAGTCCAGTTCTTAAAGTAAGAAAACCTGAGTTTCTTCCCATAGTTTCAACCACAAAAGTTCTTTCATGAGAAGTGGCCGTATCCCTAATTTTGTTTATTGCATCTAAAATTGTATTCATAGCTGTATCAAAACCCAGGGTATAATCTGTACAGGCCAGATCATTATCGATAGTTCCCGGGATTCCAATTGTAGGGAAACCAAAGTTTTTAGAAAGAGCTAATGCCCCTCTAAAACTTCCATCTCCTCCGATTACTACCAAACCCTCAATTTCATTTTCTTTTAAACTTTTTACAGCTTTTTTCTGTCCTTCTTCTGTTTTAAATTCTTCACAACGAGCTGAATGAAGTATTGTTCCTCCTCGATGAATAATATCAGCTACTGAACTCCTATTCATACTATAAATATCTCCATCTATTAATCCTGCATATCCGCGCTGAATTCCTGCTACCTCTATATCATAATAAATTGCAGTCCTAACTACTGCTCTTATAGCAGGGTTCATTCCAGGAGCATCTCCTCCACTAGTCAATACGCCAATTTTATTCATTGCTTTTACCTCCTGTTGAAATAATTATAATTTAATTTTTTTCTTTATTTCTCTGATATTCACCAATTTTTCTAAATTTATTATACCTTTTTTCAATCAATTTATC
It encodes the following:
- the pyk gene encoding pyruvate kinase — translated: MRKTKIVCTLGPATDDEEILREVIDSGLDVARFNFSHGNHEEQKKRIDMVKKISKEINKPIGLMLDTKGPEVRTGDLKEGKVQLEKGEETIITTEEIKGDADRFSVQYKNLPSDLEEGSQILIDDGLIELIVEEIKGSEIKCKIQNGGELGSRKGVNLPGVKVQLPPLTEKDISDIKFGLKQDIHFIAASFTRKASDVIEIRKLLEEENAEDVKIIPKIENQEAVDNIDEIIEVSDGLMVARGDLGVEIAAEKIPVIQKNLIKKCNENAKPVITATQMLDSMIRNPRPTRAEASDVANAIFDGTDATMLSGETAAGEYPVESVQMMAKIAEQAELSLESIHNSNSPEQKPDTVTGAISLASCEASEDLGAEAIITATGSGLTARMVSKYRPMNRIVAVTPDERVQHFLTLSWGVYPLLVPQSNNTDDMIDNAVSKALDHELVKNGDLVTITAGAPVGIPGTTNLIKVDVVGKPVIEGQGVGKTTVTGKVKIAKTADEANEKVKEGDILVTTMTDKNFIPAMKKANAVITSEGGLTSHPAIVGLNLGMPVVVNAGDIFELLNEGEIVTVDGVRGLVYRGKAHIK
- the pfkA gene encoding 6-phosphofructokinase, with product MNKIGVLTSGGDAPGMNPAIRAVVRTAIYYDIEVAGIQRGYAGLIDGDIYSMNRSSVADIIHRGGTILHSARCEEFKTEEGQKKAVKSLKENEIEGLVVIGGDGSFRGALALSKNFGFPTIGIPGTIDNDLACTDYTLGFDTAMNTILDAINKIRDTATSHERTFVVETMGRNSGFLTLRTGLAGGAESILIPEIDFTIDDVCNKIQHGYDRGKLHSIILVAEGIGEDFKTNRDINESKAFYIGEKIKEKTGLETRVIILGHLQRGGSPTAMDRIVASQMGAESVKLLKNGESSKMVSFINNSIDTCGLEEALSKEKTIDQDIFELAHILSL